From a region of the Streptacidiphilus albus JL83 genome:
- a CDS encoding peptide MFS transporter, with protein MSATEATSADPEPTPEEGPGDGGADRGKDWDRSFFGHPHGLLTLFGTEMWERFSYLGMTAILTLFFTASAAEGGLGMSDGAASSVYAAYSTMIYLVSVAGGWLADRILGAYRSVLYGGVCIALGHYAMAVPATAMTWVGLGLIIIGTGLLKPNVSTLVGKLYATEDERRDAGFALYYMGINIGAFLGPLISGWLGQKIGYHWGFSAAAVGMTFGIVQYVLGRRHLAGRQDGAESAVAPEVLHRSVRLIGYGAAAVAALFAVLALTGVLDLDLTVDIISAVSVLAPIGYFAFLFRSPQVTAEERGRLRPYLVLFGASVAFNLVLFQSYSTMNLLALNHADTNFWGWEFPSSWYGSVLGVAEVVLAPVVAATWIRLGSRQPHASNKIAYGVVLGGLSFLIMVPATLGRTGDWTMSGVWLILCYLVLGLGDILLETTGMSATTKLAPAAFSSQAMALWFLSLALANGLQAQVVKLYGVLSYPLYFGLNGAFVVLVGLAVIAAGPWLRRTMAPVH; from the coding sequence GTGAGCGCGACCGAGGCCACCTCTGCGGACCCCGAGCCGACGCCGGAGGAGGGTCCGGGCGACGGGGGCGCCGACCGCGGCAAGGACTGGGACCGCTCCTTCTTCGGCCACCCGCACGGCCTGCTGACCCTCTTCGGCACCGAGATGTGGGAGCGCTTCTCCTACCTCGGCATGACCGCGATCCTGACCCTCTTCTTCACCGCCTCGGCCGCCGAGGGCGGTCTCGGCATGTCCGACGGCGCGGCCTCCTCCGTCTACGCCGCCTACAGCACGATGATCTACCTGGTCTCGGTGGCCGGCGGCTGGCTGGCCGACCGGATCCTCGGCGCCTACCGCTCGGTGCTCTACGGCGGTGTCTGCATCGCGCTGGGCCACTACGCGATGGCGGTCCCCGCCACCGCGATGACCTGGGTCGGCCTCGGCCTGATCATCATCGGCACCGGGCTGCTGAAGCCCAATGTCTCCACCCTGGTCGGCAAGCTCTACGCGACCGAGGACGAGCGCCGCGACGCCGGCTTCGCCCTCTACTACATGGGCATCAACATCGGCGCCTTCCTCGGCCCGCTGATCTCCGGCTGGCTCGGCCAGAAGATCGGCTACCACTGGGGCTTCTCCGCCGCCGCCGTCGGGATGACCTTCGGCATCGTCCAGTACGTGCTGGGCCGACGCCATCTGGCGGGCCGTCAGGACGGCGCCGAGTCGGCCGTCGCCCCCGAGGTGCTGCACCGCTCGGTCCGGCTGATCGGCTACGGCGCGGCTGCGGTCGCCGCGCTCTTCGCCGTCCTGGCGCTGACCGGCGTGCTGGACCTCGACCTCACCGTCGACATCATCTCGGCGGTCTCGGTGCTGGCGCCGATCGGCTACTTCGCCTTCCTCTTCCGCAGCCCGCAGGTCACCGCCGAGGAACGCGGTCGACTGCGCCCCTACCTGGTGCTGTTCGGCGCCTCGGTCGCCTTCAACCTGGTGCTGTTCCAGTCCTACTCGACGATGAACCTGCTGGCGCTCAACCACGCGGACACCAACTTCTGGGGCTGGGAGTTCCCCTCCTCCTGGTACGGCTCGGTGCTGGGGGTGGCCGAGGTGGTGCTCGCCCCGGTGGTCGCCGCCACCTGGATCCGGCTGGGCTCCCGGCAGCCGCACGCCTCCAACAAGATCGCCTACGGGGTGGTCCTCGGCGGGCTGTCGTTCCTGATCATGGTCCCGGCCACGCTCGGCCGCACCGGCGACTGGACCATGTCCGGCGTCTGGCTGATCCTCTGCTACCTGGTGCTGGGCCTCGGCGACATCCTGCTGGAGACCACCGGCATGTCCGCCACCACCAAGCTCGCCCCGGCCGCCTTCAGCAGTCAGGCCATGGCGCTCTGGTTCCTCTCGCTGGCCCTGGCCAACGGGCTGCAGGCGCAGGTGGTGAAGCTCTACGGGGTGCTGTCCTATCCGCTGTACTTCGGTCTGAACGGGGCCTTCGTGGTCCTGGTCGGCCTCGCCGTGATCGCCGCCGGGCCCTGGCTGCGCCGCACCATGGCCCCGGTCCACTGA